CTAGTGAATCGGTGACTTAACCAGTTCGACCACCAGTCCGGTTTAAAAAACATTGCATATACAACCTTAATTATAAACAATacctaattaaaacttaatcTAGATTACATATACGAGAGTGCATAGTGACGCATTAGAGTTGGAAGGGATAATGAACCTAAACATGATTTAAGCAAAtactcatatttatatatataattaaaatatttatattatatactataaaacatttattattaaatatttataaattgtaatataaatttatgattaaattattaatatcaatattttcaatattaaaaatattatttaaaatttttattgttaaattttattattaaaataaaattttaatattaattaattatattttggttctcaaatgataaaatttgagtttaatctctttaaaaattctaaaataataatttaatataattgtaaatttgtattttgattttttttaaatttataaatcaattttggtccctaaattaaaattttggttatGTCACTTCCTCTAATGTAAAGGTGTTcgtgaataaattaaataattatagatttaattattttacttaatAAAACAACTATTTTAAACTATTAAATATGAGTAGAATATTTAACAAATAAGAACAATTGTAATTTAAGGAGgaaaaatgtaaatattaaaaaataaagaagaaaatcgACAAATCAAAACAAAGAAGCTGCTGCATGCCTCTAAATGGTTCAAAACAAAGGAACACCTCAACCTCAAGCTATGCTTTCAAGCCTACAGCTAAAACTACACACGTTTTTGGTTCCAACAAGTAATCACCACCAACTCCTCCTCTGGCCATGTATATATACTCCATCCAACATCTCCActctcataatctttcaattccAACTGCACAAACCACCATATTCTGATCCTCAACCCTTTCCAATTAATTTAGAAGTTTTTCTTCTGCTATATTATATATATCAGACACAATGACTTTGCTGTGCTCGAAATTTCACATTGTTGCCTTGTTCTCCTTCATGCTTGGCTGCTCAATTGTGGCTTCTGCATCTTTGAAGGTGGGCTTCTATACACGAACTTGTCCATTTGCAGAGACCATTGTAAGAAAAGCTGTAAACAAAGCGGTTTCACTTAATCCTGGCATAGCTGCTGGTCTCATCCGAATGTATTTCCATGACTGCTTCGTCAGGgtatgtatatgttcattttctTAATAATTTATAGATTGATTCATCGTGTTTCCTCCTCTAACTCCACTTTTTGCATGCAAATTCAGGGTTGTGATGCTTCTGTCCTTCTAAGATCTGTGCCCGGAAACCCCCCAGCAGAGATGGATCACCCTGCTAATAACCCTAGTTTGCGAGGTTTCGAGGTGATTGATGAGGCCAAAGCCCAAATCGAGGCACAATGTCCAGGAACCGTGTCTTGTGCAGACATAATCGCATTCGCTGCCCGTGACAGTACCTACGAAGCTGGAGGGATTTATTACGCCATTCCTGCCGGCCGCAGGGATGGCCGTGTCTCTATTAGCGACGAAGTACCACAAAACCTGCCCCCACCGTTCTTCAATGCGCAACAAATTGCTCAACTTTTCGCAAGGAAAGGAATGTCAGTGGATGAGATGGTGACATTATCAGGGGCACACTCCATTGGTGTCTCGCATTGCTCTTCCTTTTCCAACCGGCTCTACTCTTTTAACGCCACTCATGCTCAAGACCCTTCTCTTGATCCTAACTACGCTGCCTTTTTGAAAACCAAGTGCCCACCCCCGACATCTGCGGCTGGTGCTGGAGGGGATCCAACAGTGCCACTTGAAAGTGTCACACCCAATCGCCTGGACAACAAGTACTACATTGAACTGACGCGTCGTCGTGGTTTGCTCACCTCCGACCAGACATTGATGGACAGTTCCTTGACCTCCGCGTTGGTGTTGAACAATGTGAGGCGCGGTGAAGCATGGGCTAAAAAGTTCGGCAACGCAATGGTGCATATGGGTTCCCTTGATGTTCTCACTGGACAACAAGGTGAAATCAGGAGAAATTGCAGTGTGGCCAACTGATATGTTACTTTTGTGCGAAtagggcaaaaaaaaaaaattattatactagaaaataaaagaaaataaaataaatagagggTTTACTCTTATATATGTCCATCCATATCAATTAATTggtagagtagatcaaaataatCATATGCTTGTAACCAGCTTTGAACTGGTGACATGAGGATTTTCAGTCCTCTGCTCTACCAACTTTGCTATCCTAATC
Above is a genomic segment from Gossypium arboreum isolate Shixiya-1 chromosome 8, ASM2569848v2, whole genome shotgun sequence containing:
- the LOC108469179 gene encoding peroxidase 5-like, coding for MLSSLQLIMLGCSIVASASLKVGFYTRTCPFAETIVRKAVNKAVSLNPGIAAGLIRMYFHDCFVRGCDASVLLRSVPGNPPAEMDHPANNPSLRGFEVIDEAKAQIEAQCPGTVSCADIIAFAARDSTYEAGGIYYAIPAGRRDGRVSISDEVPQNLPPPFFNAQQIAQLFARKGMSVDEMVTLSGAHSIGVSHCSSFSNRLYSFNATHAQDPSLDPNYAAFLKTKCPPPTSAAGAGGDPTVPLESVTPNRLDNKYYIELTRRRGLLTSDQTLMDSSLTSALVLNNVRRGEAWAKKFGNAMVHMGSLDVLTGQQGEIRRNCSVAN